One Pseudomonas sp. MM213 genomic window, GTTGCGAGCCTTGGCCAGTTCGATCTGCTTCTGCCGATCGATGGCACTGCGACGGGTCTTCTCGCTCAGCTTATCCCAGCAATGCGGGCAGCTGATGCCCGCCACATAGTGCTCGGACGCGCGGTCTTCAACACTAACCGGTGTACGACAGGCGTGACATTGATCGTAGTCACCTTCACTGAGGTCATGACGAACGGTCACGCGGTTATCGAACACGAAGCAGTCGCCCTGCCATTTGGTTTCTTCCTGCGGCACCTCTTCGAGGTACTTCAGAATGCCGCCCTTGAGGTGGTAAACCTCATCGAAACCCTGGCTGAGCATGTAGCTCGAAGCCTTTTCACAACGAATGCCGCCGGTGCAGAACATCGCGACTTTCTTGTGCACGGCCGGGTCGAAGTTGGCTTTGATGTAGTCGGGAAATTCGCGAAAACTGGTGGTTTTCGGATCGATGGCGCCTTCGAAGGTGCCGATCGAGACTTCGTAGTCGTTGCGGGTGTCGATCAACAGTACTTCCGGATCGCTGATCAGCGCGTTCCAGTTCTCTGGATCAACGTAGGTGCCGACCTTTTTGTTCGGGTCCACGCCTTCGACGCCGAGGGTGACGATTTCTTTCTTGAGTTTGACTTTGGTGCGATAGAACGGCTGCTCGTCGCAGTACGACTCTTTGTGGTCGATGTCGTCCATGCGCGGGTCGTTCTTGAGCCAGGCCATCAGCCCGTCGATGCCTTCGCGGCTGCCGGACACGGTGCCGTTGATGCCTTCTTCGGCGATCAGCAGCGTGCCTTTGATGCCGTTGTCGACCATGGCCTGCAGCAGCGGCTCGCGCAGGTCGACGTAGTTTTCCAGGGTGACGAACTTATACAGTGCCGCCACGACAATCTGTTGTGTCATGGGTGATTCTCCAGGTGGCTACCCTCGTAAGGGGTGAACCGGATGCGAAAAAAAACGCGCCGGGTAAGCGGCGCGTTGCGGATTCTAGCAAAAATAAACGCTCCTCTGTAGGAGCCGGCTTGCCGGCGATGGCAATCTCGAGGACGCCATCGCCGGCGAGCCGGCTCCTACAAGGGGCGGGACATCAATGCGAGCCGCCAGCACAGGTCGGCGAGGCCGGAGCCGTGTCGATCTGTGCCCATTCCTCAGGCGTGTAGGTATGCAGCGCCAACGCATGGAACTCGCCCATCAGCTCGCCGAGCGTGCCGTAGACTTTCTGGTGACGCTTGACGCGGTTGAGCCCTTCGAACTGCTGGCTGACCACCACGGCCTTGTAATGGGTCTGCAACCCACGACTGTGCATATGGCTTTCATCCAGCACTTGCAGGTGCTCGGGCTGTAACAG contains:
- the trhO gene encoding oxygen-dependent tRNA uridine(34) hydroxylase TrhO: MTQQIVVAALYKFVTLENYVDLREPLLQAMVDNGIKGTLLIAEEGINGTVSGSREGIDGLMAWLKNDPRMDDIDHKESYCDEQPFYRTKVKLKKEIVTLGVEGVDPNKKVGTYVDPENWNALISDPEVLLIDTRNDYEVSIGTFEGAIDPKTTSFREFPDYIKANFDPAVHKKVAMFCTGGIRCEKASSYMLSQGFDEVYHLKGGILKYLEEVPQEETKWQGDCFVFDNRVTVRHDLSEGDYDQCHACRTPVSVEDRASEHYVAGISCPHCWDKLSEKTRRSAIDRQKQIELAKARNMPHPIGYNYKQTPSEA
- a CDS encoding BolA family protein, yielding MTMQQRIESTLGLLQPEHLQVLDESHMHSRGLQTHYKAVVVSQQFEGLNRVKRHQKVYGTLGELMGEFHALALHTYTPEEWAQIDTAPASPTCAGGSH